The DNA region CAAGACCTTCCGCGTCTTCGGCGCGCAGGAAGGCGTCCGCGGGCTGCGCGCGCGGACCATCATGCCGGACCACCGCGGCGGCCTCTGGTTCGCGACGCTCGACGGCGGCGCGACGCGGATCGACGCCGCCGGCGCGCGCCACTACGGCGATGCCGAAGGGCTGCCGCACAACGAGGCGCGGATCCTGCTCGAGGACCGCGAGGGGCGGATCTGGGCCGGCGGATCGGTCGGCGTGCGGCGCCTCGATCCCGACGGCGTCTTCCGCGAACCGCCCGAGGCGGCCCCGCTGCACGACCTCGAGATCAAGGTCCTCTTCGAGGACCGCCGGGGCACGCTCTGGGCGGGCACGGCCGACGGCGCCTTCCGCATCGGCCGCGGCGGGGCGGAACACATCGGCGGCGAGAACGGGCTTCCGGGGGACGGCGTCTTCGCCATCGCGGAGGACCGCGAGGGCTCGCTCTGGTTCGGCACCGACGGCGGCGGCCTCGCCCTCTTCCCCGGGAACGCCTTCGTCGCCTTCGGCCGCGGCGACGGGCTGCCGAACCCGGCGGTGACGGCGATCGCGCAGGACGCGGACGGCGCGCTCGTCGTGGGGACCGCGAAGGGCGCGGCGCGGGCGGTCGGCGCGCGGTTCGCGCCCCTGCCCGACATCAAGAGCGGCACGGTGTGGCAGATCGTCCGGGGCCCCGACGGCGCGCTCTGGTTCGCGACCGAAGACGGCGTCGTCCGGCGCCGCGGCGGCGCGAGCACCCTCTTCACGCGCAACGAAGGACTGCCCGACAACGTCGTCCTGACGCTGGCCGTCGATCGGCGCGGCACGTTGTGGGCCGGCACCCGACGCGGCGTGGCGCGCTTCGACGGGCGGCGCTTCGCGACGATCGATCCCGAAACGCTGGGCGGGTCGCTGCTCGCGCTCGGCTTCTCCGCGGACCGGCGGGGAAACGTCTTCTTCGCCCTCGACCGCGGCCTGTTCGTGTGGGACGGCGAGCGGTTCCGGCAGTTCACGGCCCCCGGCCTGCCCGACGTCCAGTACTCCGGGATCGTCGAGGACGACGACGGGGATCTCTGGCTCGCCTCGCGCGGCGACGGGCTCGTGTTCGTCCCCCGCGGCGGCGGGGCCGTGCGGCTTCTCGGCGCCGGCGCCGGCCTGCCCGACGACACGGTGGTCTTCCTCGTTCCCGACGGCGGCGGCGGCCTCTGGGCGGGAACCGTCCGCGGCCTCGCGCTCGTCGATCCCCGCGCCTTCAAGCGCGGCGCGCCGGGGGCGGTGCGGCGCTTCCCCGGCGCGGACCGCTTCTTTGGCTTCGAATGCAATCAGATGGCCGCGCTGCCGACGCCGGGGGGCGGGCTTTGGTTCGGCGCGATGCGCGGGCTCATCCGCTACCGGCCGTCGCTCGCCGACGTGCAGGGCGTGGAGCCGGTCGTCGCCATCACCGGGCTGCGGCTCTTCTTCGAGAAGCAGCGGTGGGGCGGCGAGCGGGCGCCGCGCGACGGCTGGCATGACCTTCCGGGGAAGGCGGAGTTCGCGCACGACGAGAACCACCTCACGTTCGACGTCGCCGCGGTCGCCTTCGTGGACGCCGAGAACGTGCGCTACCAGTACCGCCTGGTCGGCTTCGACCGCGACTGGAGCCCGCCGACGCCGCAGGCCAGCGCGACGTTCTCGAACCTCCCGCCGGGCGCCTACACGTTCGAGGTCCGCGCCGCGGGAGGCGCGGGGATCTGGACGCGCGAGCCGGCGAGCTTCTCGTTCGTCGTGCGGCGGCCGTTCTGGCGGCAGTGGTGGTTCTACGCCGCGGCGGCGCTCGTCGGCCTCGGCGCGCTCGTCGGCACGTTCCGCTGGCGCACGAGCGCGGCGCGGCGGCGTCAGGCCGAGCTGAAGCGGGAGGTCGAGGACCGTACGGCCGAGCTCGCGCGCGCGAAGGCGGAGGCGGAGCGTCTCGCCGTCGTCGCCGAGCAGGCCAGCGCGGCGAAGAGCGCGTTCCTCGCCAACATGAGCCACGAGATCCGCACGCCGATGAACGCGGTGATCGGCATGACGAGCCTGCTCGAGCAGACCGACCTCGGCGCCGAGCAGCGCGACTTCGTGCGCACGATCCAGTCGTCGGGCGAGATCCTGCTGGCCCTGATCAACGACATCCTCGACTTCTCCAAGATCGAGGCCGGCAAGCTGGCGCTGGAGGCGATCGACTTCGACCTGCGGCACGCCCTCGAGGAGACGGTGCAGCAGCTCGCGCCGCGCGCCCGCGAGAAGGGGCTCGCGCTGGCGGCGATCGTCGAGCCGTCGGTGCCGGACTTCGTGCGCGGCGATCCGAGCCGCCTGCGGCAGATCCTGCTCAACCTGCTCGGCAACGCGGTGAAGTTCACGGCCGCGGGGGAGGTCGTCGTCGCCGCGCGGCGCGTCGCGAACCACGACGACGACCCGGACGAAACCACCCGCATCCGCTTCGAGGTGCGCGACACCGGCATCGGGCTCACCCCCGAGCAGCGGAAGGCGCTCTTCCGGCCGTTCACGCAGGCCGACGCCTCGACGACCCGGCGCTTCGGCGGCACCGGGCTCGGCCTCTCGATCAGCAAGGGGCTCGTGCAGGCGATGGGCGGCTCGATCGGCGTGGAGAGCGTCCTCGGAGAGGGCTCGACGTTCTGGTTCGCCGCCCCGTTCGCCGCCGCGGCGGAGAGCGAGGAGACGCCGACGTCCGGCGTCGCGCTCGAAGGCCGGCGCGCGCTGATCGTCGCCGCGCGTCCGACCGACCGTTCCTCGCTCGCCTCGCAGCTCGCCTCGCTGCGCCTCGAGACGCGCGCCGCGGCCGACGCCGCGGAGGCGCTCGCCTCCCATCCCGGCGCGTTCGACGTTGTGTTCGTGGACCACGACCTGGAGCCCGGCGGCGGCGGGGCGTTCATCGAGCGGCTGCGCGGCGTCGGCTTCGACGGGCCGGTCGTGATGGTCTCGGCGTTCGGCGCGCGCGGGCAGGGCGCCGAGGCGCGCGAGGCGGGATGCGCCGCGTTCCTGCCGCTGCCGGCGGCGACGCGGCTGCTCAAGGAGTGCCTCGTCGAGCTGTTCGGCGGCGCGCGGCGCCCCGCGGGCGAGCTCGTCACGCGGCACACGCTGGCCGAGCGGCAGGAGCGGAAGCGGAAGCGCGTGCTGCTCGCCGAGGACAACGTCGTCAACCAGAAGGTCGCGGTGCGGATGCTGGAGCGCCAAGGGCTGCGCGTGGACGTCGCCGCGAACGGGCGCGAGGCGGTGGAGGCCGCGGCGCGGCTCGCCTACGACCTCGTGCTGATGGACTGCCAGATGCCGGAGATGGACGGCTACGAAGCGACGCGCCGCATCCGCGAGGCCGAGTCCGGCGACCGCCGCA from bacterium includes:
- a CDS encoding response regulator, translated to MKFARGGAAAFALAVVCLVGAARAEQLNFRTFTVEDGLPQSQVLALHTDRSGTLWIGTNGGGLARFDGTTFRAWSRREGLPDNAVYALADGPDGSLWVGTSGGLALFDGRSFRVFTEANGLPDRRIRALTAAPGDVLWISTSKGPVRYDGKTFRVFGAQEGVRGLRARTIMPDHRGGLWFATLDGGATRIDAAGARHYGDAEGLPHNEARILLEDREGRIWAGGSVGVRRLDPDGVFREPPEAAPLHDLEIKVLFEDRRGTLWAGTADGAFRIGRGGAEHIGGENGLPGDGVFAIAEDREGSLWFGTDGGGLALFPGNAFVAFGRGDGLPNPAVTAIAQDADGALVVGTAKGAARAVGARFAPLPDIKSGTVWQIVRGPDGALWFATEDGVVRRRGGASTLFTRNEGLPDNVVLTLAVDRRGTLWAGTRRGVARFDGRRFATIDPETLGGSLLALGFSADRRGNVFFALDRGLFVWDGERFRQFTAPGLPDVQYSGIVEDDDGDLWLASRGDGLVFVPRGGGAVRLLGAGAGLPDDTVVFLVPDGGGGLWAGTVRGLALVDPRAFKRGAPGAVRRFPGADRFFGFECNQMAALPTPGGGLWFGAMRGLIRYRPSLADVQGVEPVVAITGLRLFFEKQRWGGERAPRDGWHDLPGKAEFAHDENHLTFDVAAVAFVDAENVRYQYRLVGFDRDWSPPTPQASATFSNLPPGAYTFEVRAAGGAGIWTREPASFSFVVRRPFWRQWWFYAAAALVGLGALVGTFRWRTSAARRRQAELKREVEDRTAELARAKAEAERLAVVAEQASAAKSAFLANMSHEIRTPMNAVIGMTSLLEQTDLGAEQRDFVRTIQSSGEILLALINDILDFSKIEAGKLALEAIDFDLRHALEETVQQLAPRAREKGLALAAIVEPSVPDFVRGDPSRLRQILLNLLGNAVKFTAAGEVVVAARRVANHDDDPDETTRIRFEVRDTGIGLTPEQRKALFRPFTQADASTTRRFGGTGLGLSISKGLVQAMGGSIGVESVLGEGSTFWFAAPFAAAAESEETPTSGVALEGRRALIVAARPTDRSSLASQLASLRLETRAAADAAEALASHPGAFDVVFVDHDLEPGGGGAFIERLRGVGFDGPVVMVSAFGARGQGAEAREAGCAAFLPLPAATRLLKECLVELFGGARRPAGELVTRHTLAERQERKRKRVLLAEDNVVNQKVAVRMLERQGLRVDVAANGREAVEAAARLAYDLVLMDCQMPEMDGYEATRRIREAESGDRRTPIVALTANALDGERQTCLDAGMDDYLAKPFKIQDLEAILERWLGVPS